A single genomic interval of Isorropodon fossajaponicum endosymbiont JTNG4 harbors:
- the secG gene encoding preprotein translocase subunit SecG: MSFQLILIIHILLALGLIALILMQHGKGADAGAAFGAGASGSVFGARGANSFLYKLTASLAFGFFLTSLTLAYLATNDSSVNNEPTSIMEQVTTGEVVPSDVPMIVTPISTGSDISDIPN; encoded by the coding sequence ATGTCGTTTCAACTTATTTTAATTATTCATATACTGTTGGCATTAGGTTTAATTGCCTTAATTTTAATGCAACATGGCAAGGGTGCTGATGCAGGCGCTGCTTTTGGTGCAGGTGCTTCTGGGTCGGTTTTTGGCGCACGAGGTGCAAATTCATTTCTTTACAAGCTAACTGCTAGTTTGGCTTTTGGCTTTTTTCTAACCAGTTTGACGTTGGCTTATTTAGCAACCAATGACAGTAGTGTTAATAACGAACCAACAAGTATTATGGAGCAAGTTACAACAGGTGAGGTAGTTCCATCTGACGTGCCTATGATTGTTACACCTATTTCAACTGGGTCAGATATTAGCGATATTCCAAATTAG